In Chryseobacterium gleum, a single genomic region encodes these proteins:
- the traK gene encoding conjugative transposon protein TraK — protein sequence MLIKNIEHRIKINKIVSLSAIGFAVFVVIAGFFFSYRMIQDSRKSIYVLDNGVPVLAKQTDVLLNRPVEYKAQIELFHRLFFTLAPDDAYIKENIQKSLYLIDDSGKKEYTNLREKGFYNQIVASSSMVSIHADSIHLSMEQNKFQFFGKQMITRKSSVITRKLITEGFFEDIIRSPNNPHGVLLKNWRIIDNEEISNQTKNSY from the coding sequence ATGCTTATCAAAAATATAGAACACAGAATCAAGATCAATAAGATCGTTTCGTTGTCAGCCATTGGCTTTGCTGTATTTGTAGTCATTGCGGGGTTTTTCTTTTCATATCGGATGATCCAGGACTCCCGGAAGTCTATCTATGTTCTGGATAATGGAGTTCCGGTTTTAGCCAAACAAACAGATGTCCTTCTGAACAGGCCTGTTGAATACAAAGCACAGATCGAATTATTCCATCGGCTGTTCTTTACATTGGCTCCAGACGATGCCTACATCAAGGAGAATATTCAAAAGTCTCTTTATCTCATTGATGACAGCGGGAAAAAGGAATATACCAATCTTCGGGAAAAAGGCTTTTACAATCAAATCGTGGCTTCAAGCTCGATGGTGAGCATCCATGCTGATTCTATTCATCTTAGTATGGAGCAGAACAAATTTCAATTCTTCGGAAAGCAGATGATCACCAGGAAATCATCGGTCATCACCAGAAAGCTCATCACCGAAGGCTTCTTTGAGGACATCATCAGAAGTCCCAATAATCCACACGGCGTGCTGCTGAAAAACTGGCGTATCATCGACAACGAAGAAATCTCTAACCAAACTAAAAACTCGTACTAA
- the traM gene encoding conjugative transposon protein TraM: MKKINFKQKKYVLPLLALPFLLLFGYVGVQLTKENKPKDKPKELSLSLGETKDSIMNKNDAYDAFFKKDDNRTMLEGLDKEQDSLLSYDDQLSLAQKRKIDSLKAVSSRQSRYQAKANPSSYYDPKQHNEDKDFKRSSEIIRMLNDKYYGKSETSHSTENSKGTNNVQPDPVKYLKQQMLVMDSLEKARDPEYQSKLAAEQRLKANKEKMEEFLNSTFNVSKSGINSVFNAFYKEKENSFIKAVIDENNKGFLGSRIRFRLLEDIFVGKRKISKGSILYGQISGFSMQRVDLKIISVFTNGEIFPVNLSIYDVDGMKGLYVPQSVFRDMIREMGSNSVQGTQMDVGGQGFFTSIGSKLFTSTSKSIANLIKTNKAKLKYNSYVFLIDEKQLKDSQNQQNK, from the coding sequence ATGAAGAAAATTAATTTCAAACAGAAAAAATACGTGCTGCCGCTTTTGGCGCTGCCTTTCCTGCTTCTTTTCGGCTATGTCGGGGTGCAGCTTACTAAAGAGAATAAACCCAAAGACAAACCCAAAGAGCTTTCCCTTTCACTGGGAGAAACCAAGGATTCTATTATGAATAAGAATGACGCTTACGACGCATTTTTCAAAAAAGATGACAACCGGACAATGCTCGAAGGACTGGATAAGGAACAAGATAGCTTACTAAGCTATGATGATCAGTTGTCATTAGCACAAAAGAGAAAAATTGATTCCCTTAAAGCGGTGTCATCAAGGCAGAGCCGATATCAGGCCAAAGCAAACCCTTCATCATATTATGATCCAAAGCAGCATAATGAGGATAAAGATTTCAAAAGGTCTTCTGAAATTATCAGGATGCTGAATGATAAATATTATGGCAAATCAGAAACCAGCCACTCAACTGAAAATTCTAAAGGGACAAACAATGTCCAACCTGACCCTGTTAAATACCTGAAGCAGCAAATGCTCGTGATGGATTCCCTGGAAAAAGCCAGAGATCCAGAATATCAAAGCAAATTGGCAGCGGAACAAAGGCTCAAAGCCAATAAGGAAAAGATGGAAGAGTTTCTGAATTCCACATTTAATGTCAGCAAATCAGGAATTAACAGCGTGTTCAATGCTTTTTATAAAGAAAAGGAAAACAGCTTCATCAAGGCTGTTATTGACGAAAACAATAAAGGTTTTCTCGGCAGCAGGATAAGGTTCCGCTTATTGGAAGACATTTTTGTGGGCAAGCGGAAAATCAGTAAAGGCTCCATACTTTATGGACAGATCTCCGGATTTTCGATGCAAAGAGTTGATCTTAAAATTATATCTGTATTTACCAACGGTGAAATTTTTCCTGTCAATCTCTCCATCTACGATGTGGACGGAATGAAGGGTCTCTATGTACCGCAAAGCGTTTTCCGGGATATGATCCGGGAAATGGGAAGCAACTCGGTTCAGGGAACCCAAATGGATGTGGGCGGACAGGGATTCTTTACAAGCATCGGTTCCAAATTATTCACTTCCACCTCTAAATCAATAGCCAATCTAATCAAAACCAATAAAGCGAAACTAAAATACAACTCTTATGTATTCCTGATTGACGAAAAACAACTTAAAGATTCGCAAAACCAGCAAAATAAATAA
- the traN gene encoding conjugative transposon protein TraN produces MKTLLYSLLLLTTQIVTAQTATTEQIISELPELEITEGINLHMISPEPIQYVDLSTDKLTGDLPANNIARIKITDNTISEKDKKKQNISFFSGDTVGIITVVGQSFIAQYKAVYRNQDNLNTITNIHIQPEAMQPIEFDKMTFSNGELRKFAMDIIQNKAEKNPLRKEKNLNLSMQLNNVYVVGDYIFLDMTFKNSSKLSYDLEDLKFSIEDKKIHKATNNQSIEMTPVFRLNPQKHFRKNLRNIYVFKKFTYPNSKVMVIRLIEEQLSGRTIEMKINYSDILKADTF; encoded by the coding sequence ATGAAAACCTTATTGTACAGCCTATTACTATTGACAACGCAAATTGTAACAGCGCAGACTGCGACTACTGAACAAATTATTTCTGAACTGCCGGAACTGGAGATCACGGAGGGCATCAATCTTCATATGATCTCTCCGGAGCCCATTCAGTATGTTGATCTATCTACCGATAAACTGACGGGCGATCTCCCGGCTAACAATATCGCCAGAATTAAAATTACCGACAACACTATCTCCGAAAAGGATAAAAAGAAACAAAACATTTCTTTTTTCAGCGGAGATACGGTGGGAATCATCACTGTTGTCGGGCAGTCCTTCATTGCACAGTACAAAGCAGTGTATAGAAACCAGGATAATCTCAATACGATAACCAATATCCACATTCAACCAGAAGCGATGCAGCCCATCGAGTTCGATAAAATGACTTTCTCAAACGGTGAACTGAGGAAATTTGCAATGGATATTATTCAGAATAAGGCTGAAAAAAATCCGCTCAGGAAAGAAAAAAATCTTAATCTCAGCATGCAGCTGAATAACGTCTACGTCGTTGGCGACTATATTTTTCTTGATATGACTTTTAAAAACAGTTCCAAGCTGAGCTATGACCTGGAAGACCTCAAATTCTCCATTGAGGATAAAAAGATTCATAAAGCGACCAACAATCAAAGCATCGAGATGACACCTGTCTTCCGGCTAAATCCTCAAAAGCACTTCAGGAAAAACCTCAGAAATATATATGTATTTAAAAAGTTCACCTATCCGAACTCCAAGGTTATGGTGATACGCTTAATTGAGGAACAGCTCTCCGGAAGGACTATTGAAATGAAGATCAATTATTCAGATATTCTTAAAGCTGACACTTTTTAA
- a CDS encoding type IV secretion system DNA-binding domain-containing protein — translation MQEQQHQIKIYGFLQKAVYAVVALDCTSLFYMSANVPVVSNLLKNFSKMSFIYPPVNAKIATFILIGLVAIGTRAKKKKDLNIATEIVVPMVTGLMMMLASLIWQEEAGNTKLPKVLPGLNLFQVIYAVLSFIGAVILQMGADSISKLVQQKIGKDRWNIVEESFDQNKEMVNTDTSINIPYFFRYNNKTYNGYINIDPFRGTIVIGVPGSGKSFGVINPAIRQMIAKGFCLCIYDFKFPDLAQIAYYHYLLKKSKQSDYNYSFHIINLNEVERSKRVNPFHKKYIQTLAEAQEMAESMVSSLQKGGSSSGGGSDAFFTQSAINFLSSCIYFFATLENGKYSDLPHILSFMNRSYQEIFDTLFTNEEIGSLLSPFKTAYDNKAFDQLEGQIGTLKIFLSRLATKESFWVFSGDEVELKITDRENPSILILASDPGTQDINSALYSSILNRTLRLINSKHNLQGGIIADEFPTIYIHKIDNVVATARSNRVAVLLGLQEIPQLRQFYKKEVADTISAIVGNIISGSARDKNTLDWLEKLFGKIKQKSYSQSISQQGTTTSINEKMDNMIPAGKIAALKTGEMVGMIAQGELNDTDEYKTSAIHGKINLDMKTIKKEKHNYVAMPVYYSFLDKKGKNRKEEILMSNFRRINREVELIVNEHIKTAS, via the coding sequence ATGCAAGAACAACAACATCAGATCAAGATCTACGGATTCCTGCAAAAGGCAGTCTATGCAGTCGTTGCACTGGATTGTACTTCGCTTTTTTACATGAGTGCTAATGTCCCGGTGGTCTCCAATCTATTGAAGAACTTCTCGAAAATGAGCTTTATTTATCCACCGGTAAATGCTAAAATAGCCACCTTTATTCTGATCGGGCTTGTTGCCATCGGGACCAGGGCAAAGAAAAAGAAAGATCTCAATATCGCCACGGAAATTGTCGTTCCAATGGTAACTGGATTAATGATGATGTTGGCGTCACTAATTTGGCAGGAAGAAGCAGGGAATACAAAACTTCCAAAAGTACTTCCCGGACTCAACCTATTCCAAGTCATCTATGCGGTTCTTTCTTTTATAGGAGCTGTTATCCTTCAGATGGGAGCTGATAGCATTTCTAAACTAGTACAGCAGAAAATAGGAAAAGATAGATGGAACATTGTGGAAGAAAGTTTTGACCAGAATAAGGAGATGGTTAACACTGATACAAGTATCAATATTCCATATTTTTTCAGATATAATAATAAAACTTATAATGGTTATATCAATATTGATCCTTTTAGGGGTACTATTGTAATCGGAGTACCCGGTTCTGGAAAATCTTTTGGAGTGATCAATCCGGCGATTCGTCAGATGATCGCTAAAGGTTTCTGCCTCTGTATTTATGATTTTAAATTTCCGGACCTGGCGCAGATTGCCTATTATCATTATCTATTGAAAAAAAGTAAGCAATCTGATTACAATTATAGTTTCCACATCATCAACCTGAATGAAGTCGAAAGATCAAAAAGGGTTAATCCTTTTCATAAAAAGTATATCCAGACTTTGGCAGAAGCTCAGGAAATGGCAGAATCAATGGTTTCCTCACTCCAAAAAGGAGGAAGCAGCTCCGGTGGAGGATCAGACGCGTTCTTTACCCAATCAGCAATCAACTTTCTGTCATCCTGTATTTATTTCTTTGCCACGCTTGAAAACGGAAAATATTCGGACCTGCCACATATTCTTTCATTTATGAACCGCAGCTATCAAGAGATCTTTGATACGTTGTTTACCAATGAAGAAATTGGCTCATTGCTTTCACCCTTCAAAACGGCTTACGACAACAAAGCTTTTGATCAGCTGGAAGGGCAGATTGGAACTTTAAAGATCTTCCTTTCAAGGTTGGCTACCAAAGAAAGCTTTTGGGTTTTTTCGGGCGATGAAGTTGAATTGAAAATTACCGACAGAGAAAATCCGTCCATTCTTATTTTAGCATCTGATCCCGGAACACAGGATATCAATTCTGCTTTATATTCTTCAATTCTGAATAGAACGCTGCGCCTGATCAATTCGAAGCATAATCTCCAGGGAGGAATTATTGCAGATGAGTTCCCAACCATTTATATCCATAAAATCGATAATGTGGTTGCAACGGCTCGGAGCAACAGGGTTGCCGTGTTACTTGGCCTACAGGAAATTCCACAGCTAAGACAGTTCTATAAAAAGGAGGTGGCGGATACCATTTCTGCCATTGTCGGAAATATAATTTCAGGTTCCGCCAGAGATAAAAATACATTGGATTGGCTGGAAAAACTATTCGGAAAGATCAAACAGAAATCGTATTCCCAGTCCATATCACAACAGGGAACGACGACCAGCATCAATGAGAAGATGGATAACATGATACCTGCAGGAAAGATTGCAGCGTTGAAGACCGGTGAAATGGTAGGGATGATTGCACAGGGTGAATTAAACGATACAGATGAATATAAAACATCTGCGATTCACGGAAAAATTAATCTGGATATGAAGACCATCAAAAAAGAGAAACATAATTACGTTGCAATGCCGGTCTATTATTCATTTCTGGATAAAAAAGGTAAGAACCGTAAAGAGGAAATACTGATGTCCAATTTCAGGAGGATCAATCGGGAAGTCGAACTTATTGTCAATGAACATATAAAAACAGCATCATGA
- a CDS encoding M23 family metallopeptidase has product MKSIARNFLTGLIFSFHLSMFGQFNTLTPVLPKKTDNSITDRYIRDINESKQKNGKKFWKNIFHSNSRSELKKELDSLKAIIKESSEVNRNKWNMQKIKDSLILQLHSQTVNVEQKRSLSITKKAFENGSKELAFSKIAMPLSREISIASPYGTRMHPVFGTARIHNGIDLKAHYENVYAVMDGMVTETGWDSKGGGNFIKVKHYGRFETAYLHLSEIYYRAGELVKAGYIIAKSGNSGNSTGAHLHFSVRENGKYINPGHFLNDLIKADQLLAASYQN; this is encoded by the coding sequence ATGAAATCAATAGCTAGAAATTTTTTAACAGGATTGATTTTTTCTTTTCATCTGTCCATGTTTGGTCAGTTCAATACACTTACACCTGTATTGCCAAAGAAAACAGACAATTCAATAACAGACAGGTACATTCGAGATATCAATGAATCAAAACAAAAAAACGGCAAAAAATTTTGGAAGAATATTTTTCACAGTAATAGCAGGTCAGAGCTGAAAAAAGAACTGGACTCCTTAAAAGCTATCATCAAAGAAAGTTCAGAAGTAAATCGAAATAAATGGAATATGCAAAAAATAAAAGATTCACTGATTTTACAGCTTCATAGTCAAACTGTTAATGTTGAACAAAAAAGGTCTTTATCAATCACAAAAAAGGCTTTTGAAAATGGCTCTAAAGAATTAGCATTCTCCAAAATAGCGATGCCATTGAGCCGTGAAATTTCTATTGCATCCCCGTATGGAACAAGAATGCATCCGGTATTCGGAACAGCCAGAATACATAATGGCATTGACTTAAAAGCCCATTACGAGAATGTATATGCCGTAATGGACGGTATGGTTACTGAAACGGGCTGGGACAGTAAAGGAGGAGGTAATTTTATTAAAGTAAAGCATTACGGCCGTTTTGAAACGGCTTACCTACATCTTTCGGAAATCTACTACAGAGCCGGAGAATTGGTGAAAGCCGGATACATCATCGCAAAAAGCGGTAATTCCGGAAACTCTACCGGAGCGCACCTGCACTTTTCCGTCAGGGAAAATGGAAAGTACATAAACCCTGGACATTTTCTCAATGACCTCATCAAAGCTGATCAGTTGCTTGCTGCATCGTATCAGAACTAA